A region from the Vicia villosa cultivar HV-30 ecotype Madison, WI linkage group LG3, Vvil1.0, whole genome shotgun sequence genome encodes:
- the LOC131654836 gene encoding uncharacterized protein LOC131654836, whose protein sequence is MRPLDETETSVVFEKLFKFVGNNLKNLVENPSHEGPDSTPGRYCFRLNKNKIYYCSESLVKRATNIARPNLVSLGTCIGKYTHGGNFHLTVQALNLLAANAKHKVWLKPQSEMSFLYGNHVLKSALGRITENIVAGDGVVVFNMADVPLGFGVAAKSTQDCRKLDPNGIVVLHQGDIGEYLRMEDEL, encoded by the coding sequence ATGAGACCTTTGGACGAAACCGAAACCAGCGTGGTGTTCGAAAAGCTCTTCAAATTCGTCGGCAACAACCTCAAAAACCTCGTCGAGAATCCCTCCCATGAAGGACCAGATTCCACTCCCGGTCGCTACTGTTTCCGTCTCAACAAGAACAAGATCTACTACTGCAGCGAGTCTCTCGTCAAGCGCGCCACCAACATCGCCAGACCCAACCTCGTTTCTCTCGGAACATGCATCGGCAAGTACACCCACGGTGGAAACTTCCACCTCACGGTTCAGGCGCTCAATTTGCTAGCTGCTAATGCTAAGCATAAGGTATGGCTTAAACCTCAGTCTGAGATGTCGTTTTTGTATGGGAACCATGTGTTGAAGAGTGCGTTGGGGAGGATTACGGAGAATATTGTGGCGGGTGATGGGGTTGTGGTTTTTAATATGGCGGATGTGCCTTTGGGGTTCGGGGTTGCGGCCAAGTCGACGCAGGACTGTAGGAAGTTGGATCCTAATGGGATTGTTGTGCTTCATCAGGGTGATATAGGAGAGTATTTGAGAATGGAGGATGAGCTTTGA
- the LOC131657470 gene encoding uncharacterized protein LOC131657470 translates to MRSFHRNRSLETILHFLKVFATLLLFYHSSFFPILLQSFSHIYDLSITVFSNSFFAFLILNAIILFLYILSNQNGDVSDEDTYNHNHNENENQFLQITASELVTDPVESLPEKQQDQVVEMASPENQRDLCPVFKETVTAVTETMTTTMTCCTTVTTSGDDDDKVSISEKKCYRRVQSEFYERRELKKELCYVENMSKEEFNRTVEEFIAKHKRMQREEHEQLRSQKTEYLALVP, encoded by the coding sequence ATGAGAAGCTTTCACAGAAACCGTTCTCTCGAAACCATTCTCCACTTTCTTAAGGTTTTCGCCACTCTCTTGCTTTTTTACCATTCCTCTTTCTTCCCCATTCTCCTCCAATCATTTTCTCATATCTATGATCTTTCCATCACCGTCTTCTCCAACTCTTTCTTCGCATTTCTCATCCTCAATGCCATCATTCTCTTCCTCTATATACTCTCCAATCAAAACGGCGACGTTTCCGACGAGGACACTTATAACCATAACCATAACGAAAACGAAAACCAGTTTCTTCAAATAACCGCATCAGAGTTAGTTACTGATCCGGTAGAGTCTTTGCCGGAGAAACAACAAGATCAAGTAGTAGAGATGGCTTCACCAGAGAACCAACGTGATTTGTGTCCGGTTTTTAAGGAAACTGTCACGGCGGTTACTGAGACCATGACCACGACAATGACATGTTGCACGACTGTGACAACgagtggagatgatgatgataagGTTTCGATTTCAGAGAAAAAATGTTACCGGAGAGTTCAGTCGGAGTTTTATGAACGGCGAGAGTTGAAGAAGGAACTTTGTTATGTGGAAAATATGAGTAAAGAAGAGTTTAATAGAACCGTAGAGGAATTCATAGCGAAACATAAGAGGATGCAAAGGGAGGAACATGAACAACTACGGTCTCAAAAAACTGAGTATTTGGCTTTGGTTCCATAA
- the LOC131660192 gene encoding abscisic acid 8'-hydroxylase 4: MLSQLVKEHSYMCYHVGLLLLFLSCFKMLSALWCKKNKSNSVGSPPGNRGLPFIGETLHFMAAINSTKGVYEFVRLRRLRYGNCFKTKLFGETHVFISSKDSAKTILRNEGGKFSKKYIKTISKLLGPDSLLCAAEQHHKLIRSRLFSLFSPHSLSSFVQLFDGLVAEATSAWKCGSLLIIQDEALKLACKAMCKMLISIENGDELMVMQKNVTCVSEAMLALPLRLPWTRFYKGLQARKRIMNILEKVISERRSGITTSHVDFLLQLLTNDDNKLEKDEVITRLTDEEIKDNILTMIIAGQDTIAIAVTWMIKFLDENQEVLNELKKEQVEIEKKCRGSMNLTLEILSQMQYASKVVKEALRMASVVQWLPRVALEDCEIEGFEIKKGWNINIDARSIHHDPSIHSAPNVFNPSRFPSESKPNSFLAFGIGGRMCLGKNMAEGMMLVFLHRFVTRFKWKVIDSDSSIQKSALFTKLKSGYPIRLIYVKEEEMNKKIV, encoded by the exons ATGCTTTCCCAATTGGTAAAGGAACATTCTTATATGTGTTACCATGTTGGTCTCTTATTGCTGTTTTTATCATGTTTTAAAATGTTGTCAGCACTTTGGTGCAAAAAAAACAAGTCCAATAGTGTTGGAAGTCCTCCGGGAAATAGAGGATTACCCTTCATAGGAGAGACACTGCATTTCATGGCTGCCATCAATAGTACTAAAGGAGTCTACGAATTTGTTCGACTTCGCCGCCTCCG ATATGGAAATTGCTTCAAGACCAAGTTATTTGGGGAAACACATGTATTTATTTCGAGTAAGGATTCAGCGAAAACGATTCTAAGAAACGAAGGAGGGAAGTTCTCAAAAAAGTACATAAAGACAATCTCCAAGCTCTTGGGTCCTGATAGTTTGCTCTGTGCAGCTGAGCAGCATCACAAACTCATTCGAAGCCGTCTTTTCAGTTTGTTCTCACCTCATTCTTTGTCTTCCTTTGTTCAACTCTTCGATGGACTTGTAGCTGAAGCTACAAGTGCATGGAAATGTGGATCCCTTCTCATCATACAAGATGAAGCCCTCAAG CTAGCTTGTAAGGCAATGTGCAAGATGCTAATAAGCATTGAGAATGGTGATGAACTAATGGTGATGCAAAAGAATGTTACTTGTGTGTCTGAAGCAATGCTTGCATTGCCTTTGAGATTACCATGGACCAGATTCTACAAAGGTCTTCAG GCTCGAAAAAGAATTATGAACATATTGGAGAAAGTTATTAGTGAAAGAAGAAGCGGAATCACAACTAGCCATGTAGATTTTCTTCTGCAACTTTTGACAAATGATGATAATAAATTAGAAAAAGATGAAGTTATAACAAGGCTAACAGATGAAGAGATCAAAGATAATATCTTAACTATGATAATTGCTG GACAAGACACTATAGCAATTGCAGTGACATGGATGATCAAATTTTTGGACGAGAATCAAGAGGTTCTCAATGAGCTTAAG AAGGAACAAGTTGAGATTGAGAAAAAATGTAGAGGAAGTATGAATCTTACATTAGAGATTCTTTCTCAGATGCAATATGCTTCCAAG GTGGTAAAAGAAGCATTAAGAATGGCATCTGTAGTGCAATGGTTGCCTAGAGTAGCACTTGAGGACTGCGAAATTGAAG GATTTGAGATCAAAAAAGGTTGGAACATTAATATTGATGCTAGATCAATACATCATGATCCAAGTATTCACAGCGCCCCGAATGTGTTCAATCCTTCAAGATTTCCG AGTGAGTCAAAACCAAACAGCTTCTTAGCTTTTGGGATTGGAGGAAGAATGTGTCTTGGGAAGAACATGGCTGAAGGAATGATGTTGGTGTTTCTTCATCGTTTCGTTACTCGTTTCAA GTGGAAGGTGATTGATTCTGACTCGAGTATTCAAAAATCAGCACTTTTTACGAAACTTAAGAGTGGTTATCCGATACGTTTGATATATGTGAAGGAAGAAGAAATGAACAAAAAAATTGTGTGA
- the LOC131654837 gene encoding inositol-pentakisphosphate 2-kinase-like, with the protein MEVILKEKEADDWVYRGEGAANLVLSYIGSSPTFTGKVMRIRKASRNDSLTETSTSPSALTAQERYLWKDVDELISSSDKEIASQLFVLHVMKPLLGSKFVDAGMHVQVTRGFFESVEKNVILQRPAWRVDTAQVDMRCDYVLVMSDHSLFDHGNLGSSPCISVEIKPKCGFLPVSRFVSEETAIKKRVTRFEMHQALKLNQGEISLPSEYNPLDLFSGSKERIHKAIKDLFTTPQNNFRVFMNGSLIFGGLGGGAEDTNLCIAKAFEGALKSIVQADDGLCTENFLTLVADAAHKSGVLDRLLEVQKLDDVDIEGAIHAYYDITHQQCMVCTELNEDQMKTYAPLHSASLDESLKIVKDYLIAATSKDCSLMICFRPSKVVNLGSAWNNVYLESTKQTFDFKVHFIDLDLKRMSKMEEYYELDKKIVSCYSKMIKMDQGTNALTNLQKS; encoded by the exons ATGGAGGTGATTCTGAAGGAgaaggaggctgatgactgggtTTACAGAGGCGAAGGAGCTGCTAATCTTGTTCTCTCTTACATTGGATCATCTCCTACATTT actGGGAAAGTGATGCGGATACGTAAAGCTTCAAGGAATGATTCACTGACTGAGACTTCAACCAGCCCTTCTGCTTTGACGGCTCAAGAACGGTACCTCTGGAAAGATGTTGATGAACTCATTTCATCTTCTGATAAGGAAATTGCAAGCCAGctgtttgttcttcatgttatGAAGCCATTGCTTGGTTCCAAGTTTGTCGATGCTGGT ATGCATGTTCAAGTCACGAGAGGATTTTTTGAATCGGTTGAAAAGAATGTTATTCTTCAGCGGCCTGCTTGGAGAGTTGATACTGCCCAGGTCGACATGCGTTGTGATTATGTGCTTGTCATGTCAGATCATTCACTCTTCGACCATG GTAACCTTGGATCTAGCCCCTGCATATCTGTTGAGATAAAG CCCAAATGCGGATTTCTTCCTGTTTCAAGATTCGTATCTGAAGAAACTGCTATCAAAAAGAGGGTAACTCGCTTTGAAATGCACCAAGCCCTGAAATTGAATCAAGGAGAG ATATCACTGCCAAGTGAATACAATCCACTAGATTTGTTCTCTGGATCCAAGGAAAGAATTCATAAAGCTATCAAGGATCTCTTTACTACGCCTCAAAACAATTTCCGTGTATTCATGAATGGGTCTCTCATATTTGGCGGACTAGGAGGTGGTGCAGAAGATACAAACTTGTGTATTGCAAAAGCATTTGAAGGTGCACTTAAGTCCATAGTTCAAGCTGATGATGGTTTATGTACCGAGAACTTCCTCACTCTTGTTGCCGACGCTGCGCATAAATCAGGAGTCCTTGATCGGCTcttggaagttcaaaagcttgaTGATGTTGACATAGAGGGAGCTATTCATGCTTATTATGATATTACTCATCAGCAGTGCATGGTTTGCACGGAGTTGAATGAAGATCAAATGAAAACATATGCCCCTTTGCATTCAGCTTCATTGGATGAAAGCTTGAAAATTGTAAAGGACTACTTGATAGCAGCAACTTCAAAAGACTGCAGTCTGATGATATGTTTTAGACCAAGCAAAGTGGTGAATTTGGGATCCGCATGGAATAATGTATATCTTGAGTCAACCAAGCAAACATTTGATTTTAAG GTGCATTTTATCGACCTGGATTTGAAGCGGATGAGTAAAATGGAAGAATATTATGAATTAGACAAGAAGATAGTAAGCTGCTACAGCAAAATGATCAAAATGGATCAAGGAACAAATGCATTGACGAACTTGCAAAAATCTTAG